The DNA segment gtacTCCACTACAGTACAACACTACAGTACAACACTACAGTACTCCACTACAGTACAACACTACAGTActccactacaacactacagtacaACACTACAGTACAACACTACAGTACAACACTACAGTACTCCACTACAGTACTCCACTACAGTACTCCACTACAGTACTCCACTACAGTACTCCACCACAGTACAACACCACAGTACAACACTACATTACTCCACTACATTACTCCACTACATTACAACACCACAGTACAACACCACAGTACAACACCACAGTACTCCagtacaacactacactacagtactccagtacaacactacattactacactacagtactccactacagtactacattactacactactccactacagtacaacactacattactacactacattactacactacagtactccactacagtacaacaccacagtacaacactacattactacactacagtacaacaCTACATTACAACACCACAGTACAacactacattactacactacagtactccactacagtacaacactacattactacactacattactacactacagtacaacaccacagtacaacactacattactacactactacacaacagtACAACACCACAGTACAACACCACAgtactacattactacactacattactacactactacacaacagtATAACCCCTTTGGTCtcaacaacatactgtagctgCAGTACACTAGTGTTAGATCAGGAGATTGAATCTGGAGAGAGTTTTGGTTTATGCTTCCTTTTAACACTATTGTGATGTAATGTCTTAAATAATCAGTGACGGAAAATAACTCAGTTTTCATGTTTTCAGTGAAACCCTTCTGTTATTTCATTTCACCACGAGATAAAGAATGAAGGTGTGTGTCTCAGTAGCTGGGGTCAGAGGGATGATACCTGAAGGCTGTCTGTTGTGATGCCTGAGGGCTGTCTGTGGAGATGCCTGAGGGCTGTCTGTGGAGATGCCTGAGGGCTGTCTGTGGAGATGCCTGAGGGCTGTCTGTTGTGATGCCTGAGGGCTGTCTGTTGTGATGCCTGAGGGCTGTCTGTTGTGATgcctgaggagtatttctgtctgtggaGATGCCGGAGGGCTGTCTGTGGTGATGCCTGAGGGCTGTCTGTGGAGATGCCTGAGGGCTGTCTGTGGAGATGCCTGAGGGCTGTCTGTGGAGATGCCTGAGGGCTGTCTGTGGAGATGCCTGAGGGCTGTCTGTGGAGATGCCTGAGGGCTGTCTGTGGAGATGCCTGAGGGCTGTCTGTGGAGATGCCTGAGGGCTGTCTGTGGAGATGCCTGAGGGCTGTCTGTGGAGATGCCTGAGGGCTGTCTGTGGAGATGCCTGAGGGCTGTCTGTGGAGATgcctgaggagtatttctgtctgtggaGATGCCGGAGGGCTGTCTGTGGTGATGCCTGAGGGCTGTCTGTGGTGATGCCTGAGGGCTGTCTGTGGTGATGCCTGAGGGCTGTCTGTGGTGATGCCTGAGGGCTGTCTGTGGTGATGCCTGAGGGCTGTCTGTGGTGATGCCTGAGGGCTGTCTGTGGTGATGCCTGAGGGCTGTCTGTGGTGATGCCTGAGGGCTGTCTGTGGTGATGCCTGAGGGCTGTCTGTGGTGATGCCTGAGGGCTGTCTGTGGTGATGCCTGAGGGCTGTCTGTGGTGATGCCTGAGGGCTGTCTGTGGTGATGCCTGAGGGCTGTCTGTGGAGATGCCTGAGGGCTGTCTGTGGAGATGCCTGAGGGCTGTCTGTGGAGATGCCTGAGGGCTGTCTGTGGAGATgcctgaggagtatttctgtctgtggaGATGCCGGAGGGCTGTCTGTGGTGATGCCTGAGGGCTGTCTGTGGTGATGCCTGAGGGCTGTCTGTGGTGATGCCTGAGGGCTGTCTGTGGTGATGCCTGAGGGCTGTCTGTGGTGATGCCTGAGGGCTGTCTGTGGTGATGCCTGAGGGCTGTCTGTGGTGATGCCTGAGGGCTGTCTGTGGTGATGCCTGAGGGCTGTCTGTGGTGATGCCTGAGGGCTGTCTGTGGTGATGCCTGAGGGCTGTCTGTGGTGATGCCTGAGGGCTGTCTGTGGTGATGCCTGAGGGCTGTCTGTGGTGATGCCTGAGGGCTGTCTGTGGAGATGCCTGAGGGCTGTCTGTTGTGATgcctgaggagtatttctgtctgtaataaagccctatTGTGgaggaaaactcattctgatttccagggccacccatggctgcgaccctgcccattcatgtgaaatccatagattagggcctaatgaatttatttcaattgactgatttccttatattaactgtaactcagcaaaatctttgaaattgttgcatgttgcatttatatgtgTGTCACTTGATTATCCTGTTATTCTATCATCAGCTTCTAGTTGAAGAGAATATCAGGGAGGGTGTGTTGTTGACAAACAGGCTATACCACACACACCTAGAGAAGTGGTGGTGGGAACATAGACGTCTagtttctccccctctccttctccatagGGAACGTTGAGGAGGGTCTGGGCCAGGCCACGGGCACGCTCCGTACCTGCACACGCACCAACAACATGCACACGGAGAAATATACAGAGACACACCCCTTTGTTTACtttgcaaaaatatattttgactaaACTGTAGTGTAACCTACGGATACAGAATTACGTGTTAAACATACGGGGCACAACAACAATATAAGTCAAACCAACGACATACAGTTGGTTACTTTCCAATCATTCATTTCATTATTCGGACTGCGGGCACCACCCATATGTCACGGCTAGTCTAAAGATCCCTATAGCAATCAGTTGGCTATTGCTCTTCCCTGAACCCACACTAGTCAATAATCAACTTTATCGGCTAGTTAATCAAACATCGACAGACCTTCTTTGAGCGCCGTCACGTGGGATTTGATAACGTCGTCTGCCGACATTCTGTGCGACCACTGGCTGGGCGAAAACTGCCTCTCTAGCTCCTGTCAAAGCAACCACACAGAAGTGTGTTGTGAATCGGGGCGGCCACACGTACCAGCCGGTTGGAGTCGGAACATTAGCTCATAAAGATCAGGCAGACAGCGAGGGCGCAGTCCAACAGCGCCCTCAGTCGGTAGACATTCGGAACTTTTTATTAATATCAGAAGTCAACATACAGGTTTTTGTTTATACTTTTGTTGTTTCAACAGTGAACTAAAGTATTTATAATCGATATTTAGATATGAGAAACGGTGCTTTATTTTATAGTAATAATGGCAAATGGATAGGCAAAGTTTAGAAATTAAGAGTAGGTTATGAAATAGAGGAACTAGGCTACTTgcagacattattatatatttcgAACAGTTGTTAaaatactttgttatataaaggttcaattttaaaaatgtaataacaCCAGGTTCATATGTTAATATAGCATGTTGATTTGTTATTACGCATGCCTGCCTCCTGGGGAATAGGAGAGCGCGTACTTACGAGACACGCACATATTTGTGCTCTACAAATGTTGTGTATTTTCTTTTGGATGCAGGAGAGAACTATTAAAACAACCTGATATCCGAGGTCCACGTCTTTAGTCTCAATCACACACAACGCAGAGCTACAGCTGCACCGGGTACATATTTACAGTACAATGTCTACTGTATGAACAGACACAAAACGTACATCATCTTAACATCACTTACATCCTTCCAACGTGACATTGTTGCTCTTGAATGTAACAACAGCAGATAGACTCCGATAGGCACAACACAGAGAACCTTTGGAATTGGACAAAAGATAAGCAGGAGAAAAAACGACCATCGAGGACAGTGGGTCCAACGGGTCTGCGGGACGAGTGTTGTTTCTGTATGTTAGGTTGGATAAGGGAATAatgacagacaccaatgtcaagttcaacagccttgttaagcattgtacaaatccctacacgtggagtctggggaacagtccagctagtcgattacctatcaactagactccgtaacatcaTCCTTTTCAATAGAAAGTGCAAACATAACGGCATAACATTGAGTTCTTAACAGTCATAACAATTGAAAAGCATgacattttctttttactttagCCCGCCAAATGTAACAGTGTATTAGTACACGGTGTACTGTACCTTGTGCTGGAGAACATGACATCCTGTGTTGGGTGGAGTAAAAAGGGTTTCACTAACTAAACTGACAATACATGCAACACCGTAAAACAGAACGCACTCTTTGCTAGCCTAGGCCTACTACAGTAGTGCCTTCAGAGTATTATCATGAATTGTCTAGATACATGTTAAATACTATGGAGCTCCGTACAATTACAAATGAGTTATGTCCAAGCTAAATGAAAGTACAACTTTGTAATGAGTATAATTAACAAAGTCTCCCGCCAGAAGAACGAACATTTGACCTACTGACGCGTTTGTCACGTGATTATTCTGTGAGCTGATTGGTTCGTTCAGTGACCCTGATCAAGCATTTACAGAAACCGTCGCGGCGGGATATTCGTAGTCTTTTCAGCCTCTCCGAAGAGTGCAGAATTATTTTTCATAATTATTAGGAATATTGTGAAACATAAGGTTAACTTAATGGAGTGTTTGAATGTTCCAAGAATCCTGCCAAATTCCCCACGGATAGCAATAGGACAGATCCAGGTACGTTTACAAATTATTTTGAGACAAATGCGTTACCCTAAACCTTTTTATAATCCTCTTAAAACCAAACAAATAACTCAATCATATGCAATGCACTGACTGTACGTTTATATGTCTATGTCGATCGTACACATCAAACTCATTGTCTCTCATTTGTTTGCAGGTCATCTTTGGCCCAATGTTCTCTGGCAAAAGGTTTCAGTTGGCTAATTCTTCATAATCAGCTGTTTATTTGTTAACGACAACCGCTAAGATTTTGTACCAACACCGTCAGTGAACCACCGTAACTTGATGGCACGACAATAACAGCTCGTTAGAATTGTAGCCCGCCAAATGTAACAGTGCATTAGTACACGGTGTACTGTAATCAGCATCTCAAGCACTAGCTCGTAACAAGCTACTGTAGTGTGTACTTTACATAGTATTACAAATTAGAACATATTAGTAATTGAATAGGATCTTTAACTTTGCATTTATCCTATAAACTGTAACCATCTACTCCACGGCAGTGTTTGAGAGAGCGCTTCATAGCTGTATTACTAGTTtgtgatacattttttttctaTAACTGACTGAAATCTATTTTCTTATTAACAGCACTGAGTTGATCAGGCGAGTGCGTCGTTTCCAGATCGCTCAGTACAACTGTTTGGTGGTCAAATATGCCAAAGATACACGCTACTCCGAGAAGGGCATGGCCACGCATGACAAGTAAGAACACTCTGGTTTATGTCAAATACATTATCTCCTGATTTGTATAGATAACATTACATTTAACCGCACCCCCATGAACTAATTATTACCCTGATTCACCTGATTCTCATTGTTGCCACCCAGGACAACAGTTGTTTCCCTCTGCTTTTGCGAGtttgaatagtagaatacacaaggtgccatTTTGAAATGTGGCGGTGCATAAGCAGTTTCTCTTGTTGCGTCACTCACTGACAGACAGTCAaatagcccatgtcagctaacattttttagattgcTAAATTGGTTTAGGGGCCAGCTATTTAAACTTgttatcatggtcgaattaccagcCGGGGcgattgattttgttagtcagtctcactcagatatattAAAAACTTTCAAcatttctctccgccccatggcaaaatgtacaGAATTGCAGCATCACTAATGTATTTAGTAGGATGGTCTctttatatgtatgtatgtatttatttatttatttatttatttctacaCAAACACCAGAAACACAATGGAAGCTGTACCAGCCAACTGCCTGAGTGACGTGCGTTCTCTAGCTCTGCAGGCTTGCGTCATCGGAATCGACGAAGGACAGTTTGTAAGTATAGTACATTAGTCTGTTACCCTCTCACTGTGTCCAACAGAGTGATCCTCTTTGTTCCTCAATAGATCATTACCTGTATGTCCTCTACAGCTGAATAACCTGCCATTGATATTCATCTGTTAAGCACATGGAGTCATCAGCACCATATTCCTTAGTGTTATTATGACCTAGGCCCACCTTTTTTCTAACGTCTCCCCCAGACGTTCCACGTATTTAAACTATTCCAGAGcgagcacacctgattcaactggtCAACTAACCATCAAGCCCGTGACTAGTTGAATCACGTGATctagttcagggctacaacagAATGGTGAAACATCTTTGAGGAGATCACTGACCTATGCTACATTACCAATGATAACCAACCATGTCCTAACTGTTATACCCGTATGCTTATGAATCCATGCCACATTCTtcttgtttttgtgtgtttgtcagtTCCCAGACACAGTGGAGTTCTGTGAGGAGATGGCCAACATGGGGAAGACTATAATCGTAGCGGCCCTGGATGGAACCTTCCAGAGAAAGGTAGGCATGGATGATGAGTTATCCAAGGTTTGCTGCCTGCCTCCTGGTTGTCTAGCATCGTAATCGTGTCGTCATCAGTAACAGTTGTCTCAGGTAATAGAATATTTGACATGTAGAGTTTGTCAGTTTAATTTGAATGATTAACTGCGTATGaatgctgtctgtgtgtctgtacagACAGTACACTAGCCAGAGAAATGTACTATCTGACCgaactctctgtcctgtctgtctgcagcCCTTTGGAAACATTCTGAACCTGGTTCCCCTGGCTGAGAGCGTTGTGAAGCTGAACGCTGTCTGTATGCAGTGTTACAAGGAGGCAGCATACACCAAGAGACTGGGGGCAGAGAaagaggtgagggagagggagcatgATTTATATTAGAGCTGAGGAGGGATCATACAGTAGAAACATCACATGCCTTCCCGACTCAAAGGTTGTATTCCCTTGAACTTCTGGGAGTGAAATGAGACTGGTGGTTCTTTGTCGTCACAACCAATCTCTCTTGACATTCACTGTCCTGGTCTACCTGCTTCTCTCCCTTTCTGAAATCCCCTCTTGATCTCTCTATCATCCCTGTTTTATTAGTCAACCAGTTAGGAATGAAAAGTCCCTGCAGGAATCACAATTATCACTGTGTCCCATTTCACCATTTATTACCCATCCGATCCTTTCGCATCTGCCCTAAGGAGTAAGGGTTAGGAGGTTGATTTTAGGACTGTGCCTGTATTTGGACATGACCTCACTTCCTGTTTCTTGTCTGTGCCCCGCCCCCAGGTGGAGGTGATTGGTGGAGCCGATATGTACCATGCGCGGTGCAGGAAGTGTTACGGTGGCCTGATGGATGTGGTGAAGGAGAATAGCGCCCCCCACAGGGACGAGACGCCACCGCATGTGATGACAGGGAAACTGCTTGACAACACTACATCGCCACGGAAACTCTTCGCCACCCTGCAAGTCTGATCATTACCAGTAGACTATTCTTAAAGGATAGTTCACTCACATGACTTTAAAGGGGAAGTTGACGAATTGGAACTTTTGAATGAGATGGTGAACAATCCCTTTAAATTTTAGGTTTGGTAATTTGACTGGAGATGAGTTAAAAGGGATAGTTGTTGACTTCATTTTCTAATTGGAGTAATGAACCATCCCTTTAAGTTTTGCACTTGGAATGAGTGGGGACAATAAATGAAGCTCCATAAAC comes from the Salvelinus namaycush isolate Seneca unplaced genomic scaffold, SaNama_1.0 Scaffold467, whole genome shotgun sequence genome and includes:
- the LOC120041441 gene encoding thymidine kinase, cytosolic-like codes for the protein MECLNVPRILPNSPRIAIGQIQVIFGPMFSGKSTELIRRVRRFQIAQYNCLVVKYAKDTRYSEKGMATHDKNTMEAVPANCLSDVRSLALQACVIGIDEGQFFPDTVEFCEEMANMGKTIIVAALDGTFQRKPFGNILNLVPLAESVVKLNAVCMQCYKEAAYTKRLGAEKEVEVIGGADMYHARCRKCYGGLMDVVKENSAPHRDETPPHVMTGKLLDNTTSPRKLFATLQV